From Brienomyrus brachyistius isolate T26 chromosome 18, BBRACH_0.4, whole genome shotgun sequence, one genomic window encodes:
- the LOC125713481 gene encoding aurora kinase B-like translates to MQNKENYDPKAPQRQLTTPVSLAGPQRVLRNPGAEVSSKATLTGPGRVASSDSQTQKFSIMNFDIGRPLGKGKFGNVYLARERNLKFIVALKVLFKSQMEKEGVEHQLRREIEIQSHLRHPNILRFYNYFHDRTRVFLILEYAPRGEMYKELQRCGRFDDQRTATYMEELSDALQYCHERKVIHRDIKPENLLLGFRGELKIADFGWSVHAPSMRRRTMCGTLDYLPPEMIEGHTHDEKVDLWCIGVLCYECLVGNPPFESASHAETYKRITKVDLQFPKVVSEGARDLISRLLRHSPSSRLPLQHVTEHPWVRANSRRVLPPVYDPKKA, encoded by the exons ATGCAG AACAAGGAGAATTATGACCCAAAAGCACCCCAGAGACAG CTCACCACTCCGGTTTCTCTGGCTGGACCCCAGCGTGTGCTGCGAAATCCTGGTGCTGAGGTCAGCAGTAAAGCTACGCTCACAG GCCCTGGAAGAGTGGCGAGCAGTGACTCCCAAACCCA GAAATTCTCTATCATGAACTTTGATATTGGCCGGCCGCTTGGCAAAGGCAAATTCGGGAATGTGTACCTGGCACGGGAGCGGAATTTGAAATTCATCGTGGCTCTGAAGGTGCTGTTCAAGTCTCAGATGGAGAAGGAGGGGGTGGAACACCAACTTCGGCGAGAGATCGAGATCCAGTCCCACCTTAG GCACCCCAACATCCTACGCTTCTACAATTACTTCCATGACCGCACACGTGTGTTCCTTATCCTGGAGTATGCCCCACGTGGCGAGATGTATAAGGAGCTGCAGCGATGTGGCCGTTTCGATGATCAGCGAACAGCTACG TACATGGAGGAGTTGTCGGATGCGCTGCAGTACTGCCACGAGAGGAAGGTCATCCACCGAGACATCAAGCCGGAGAACTTGCTGCTGGGCTTCCGGGGCGAGCTCAAGATTGCAGACTTTGGCTGGTCCGTTCATGCTCCATCCATGCG gaGGCGCACTATGTGCGGCACACTGGATTACCTGCCTCCTGAGATGATTGAGGGACATACGCATGATGAGAAGGTGGACCTGTGGTGCATTGGGGTGCTCTGTTACGAATGCCTGGTGGGGAACCCCCCCTTTGAGAGCGCCAGTCATGCAGAGACCTACAAACGCATCACCAAG GTGGACCTGCAGTTCCCCAAGGTGGTGTCAGAAGGTGCACGGGACCTGATCTCCAGGCTGCTTCGCCACAGCCCTTCTTCTCGGCTTCCACTACAACACGTCACTGAGCACCCCTGGGTGCGGGCCAACTCCCGCCGCGTCCTTCCGCCCGTCTACGACCCCAAGAAGGCATGA
- the vamp2 gene encoding vesicle-associated membrane protein 2 — MSAPAPTAAPAAGENQPPPNLTSNRRLQQTQAQVDEVVDIMRVNVDKVLERDQKLSELDDRADALQAGASQFETSAAKLKNKYWWKNAKMMIILGVICVIVLIVIIVYFST, encoded by the exons AT GTCTGCTCCAGCTCCTACTGCTGCCCCTGCAGCTGGAGAGAACCAGCCCCCTCCCAATCTTACCAGCAATCGGCGCCTGCAGCAGACGCAGGCACAGGTGGATGAG GTGGTGGACATCATGCGTGTGAACGTGGACAAAGTTCTGGAGAGGGACCAGAAGCTGTCGGAGCTTGATGATCGGGCTGACGCACTGCAGGCTGGAGCCTCCCAGTTTGAGACCAGTGCTGCCAAGCTCAAGAATAAGTACTGGTGGAAGAATGCCaag ATGATGATCATCCTGGGGGTGATTTGCGTGATTGTCCTCATCGTCATCATCG TCTACTTCAGCACCTAA